A window of Longispora fulva contains these coding sequences:
- a CDS encoding phage tail protein I, with amino-acid sequence MTATVPDEVPDDMRDHPVVNLLAHVADGLLDPVRRVALDPGRYLDPATAPPDVLAWLAILLGMGDELDTPPKAHQRRILAAAVDLHRRRGTVSGLRDLLRLYGADAQITEQLNDGPPQVTIRVTLAEHSLADEVSDAIARSVPVHVRTVVVFER; translated from the coding sequence ATGACGGCAACCGTGCCCGACGAGGTACCCGACGACATGCGCGACCATCCGGTCGTGAACCTGCTCGCCCACGTCGCCGACGGCCTCCTCGACCCGGTCCGCCGGGTTGCGCTGGACCCGGGCCGGTACCTTGACCCGGCAACGGCCCCACCCGACGTGCTCGCCTGGCTCGCCATCCTCCTCGGAATGGGCGACGAACTCGACACGCCGCCGAAGGCCCACCAACGCCGCATCCTCGCAGCCGCCGTAGACCTGCACCGCCGGCGCGGAACAGTGTCGGGCCTGCGCGACCTGCTGCGCCTGTACGGAGCCGACGCCCAGATCACCGAGCAGCTCAACGACGGACCGCCACAGGTAACCATCCGCGTCACGCTCGCAGAGCACTCCCTCGCAGATGAGGTCTCCGACGCCATCGCACGGTCGGTGCCGGTCCATGTCCGGACGGTCGTGGTGTTTGAGCGCTAG
- a CDS encoding putative baseplate assembly protein has product MSHPRGSTGRRRFDELLDEARREALRQLPQAATDLAPGTPAGAVLAGAALIADHLTDRLERLPDQLRGPMLELLGLRPDPPWAARTMLSFWTETPVATLRVVPKGTAVGDADGSVVFSTAQDLRLVPVTVVAVLSEGRQTMVDFTDDWARETPMAAFGPDCEPGDAFLLGLDAPAPGCTVELTLELTVLGVGVDPRDPPIVWECWNAVEGGWTPCPVLTDTTGGLCAPGTVGLQLPPEHGRASMAGTEAAWVRCRLMEALPEQPTYSSPPVISQVSVATVGGTTEAWHGRLVTDEPLGESTGEPGQRFVLRHAPIATAGTPPIVEVRVDGGWQAWTLVDRFTGSDPGDRHVLLDAATGEVLCGPAVADGDGSSRQYGAVPPVGALLRIRDYWTGGGRVGNLPADTLDTILDDLPGLTVSHRATTGGRDGESADDLWHRAPAALQSRDRAVTAEDYEHLARRADPTITRIRCVSTDDGTIQVLVVPTIDATDARSLTFPALRPPSNMLDRVARYLDERRIIGTRFTVEPPYYQGVTVVASVVAEPRRRLAAVREAVLDALYEYLHPITGGPTGTGWPFGRPVRIGELHAVIHAVPGVGDIDDLRLHPADPVTGERGEAAHTLVLGPNTLAYSYQHLVKVTAR; this is encoded by the coding sequence ATGAGCCATCCACGTGGATCAACCGGACGGCGCCGGTTCGACGAGCTGCTCGACGAGGCCCGCCGCGAGGCCCTCCGCCAATTGCCTCAGGCCGCGACCGACCTGGCGCCGGGCACACCGGCGGGGGCGGTGCTGGCCGGCGCGGCGCTCATCGCCGATCACCTGACTGACCGGCTCGAACGGCTTCCCGACCAGTTGCGCGGACCCATGTTGGAGCTGCTCGGGCTGCGACCGGACCCGCCGTGGGCGGCGAGGACGATGCTGTCGTTCTGGACGGAGACGCCGGTGGCCACGCTGCGGGTGGTGCCGAAGGGCACCGCGGTCGGGGATGCTGACGGCTCGGTGGTCTTCTCGACGGCGCAGGACCTGCGCCTGGTACCGGTCACCGTCGTCGCGGTGCTCTCCGAGGGACGGCAGACGATGGTCGACTTCACCGACGACTGGGCCCGGGAGACCCCCATGGCGGCGTTCGGGCCCGACTGCGAACCCGGTGACGCGTTCCTGCTGGGCCTGGACGCGCCGGCACCGGGCTGCACGGTCGAACTCACCCTCGAACTCACGGTGCTGGGTGTCGGAGTCGACCCGCGTGATCCGCCCATCGTCTGGGAGTGCTGGAACGCCGTGGAGGGCGGCTGGACGCCGTGCCCCGTGCTGACGGACACCACCGGCGGACTGTGCGCGCCGGGCACCGTCGGCCTCCAACTGCCCCCTGAGCACGGACGGGCGTCCATGGCCGGCACGGAGGCTGCGTGGGTGCGGTGCCGGCTCATGGAGGCGCTCCCGGAACAGCCCACCTACTCCTCCCCGCCGGTGATCTCGCAGGTCAGCGTCGCCACGGTCGGCGGCACGACCGAGGCGTGGCACGGCCGCCTGGTGACCGATGAGCCGCTGGGGGAGTCCACCGGCGAACCCGGGCAGCGGTTCGTCCTGCGACACGCGCCGATCGCCACGGCAGGCACCCCGCCCATCGTGGAGGTCCGGGTCGACGGCGGCTGGCAAGCATGGACCCTGGTGGACAGGTTCACCGGCAGCGATCCCGGCGACCGGCACGTGCTCCTGGACGCGGCCACCGGCGAGGTGCTGTGCGGCCCTGCGGTCGCGGACGGAGACGGTTCCTCACGGCAGTACGGGGCCGTCCCCCCGGTCGGGGCACTCCTGAGGATCAGGGACTACTGGACCGGCGGCGGCCGGGTGGGCAATCTGCCGGCCGACACCCTCGACACCATCCTCGACGACCTGCCGGGCCTGACGGTGAGCCACCGGGCCACGACCGGGGGCCGCGACGGCGAGTCCGCCGACGACCTGTGGCACCGCGCACCGGCGGCGCTCCAGTCACGCGACCGGGCCGTCACCGCAGAGGACTACGAACATCTCGCCCGCCGGGCGGACCCCACCATCACCCGAATCCGCTGCGTCAGCACCGATGACGGCACCATCCAGGTGCTCGTCGTACCGACCATCGACGCGACCGACGCCCGCAGCCTCACCTTCCCCGCCCTGCGGCCGCCGTCGAACATGCTGGACCGCGTGGCCCGCTACCTCGACGAACGGCGCATCATCGGAACCAGATTCACCGTCGAACCGCCCTACTACCAGGGCGTGACCGTCGTCGCCTCAGTCGTCGCCGAACCCCGCAGACGTCTGGCCGCGGTCCGGGAAGCGGTGCTCGACGCCCTGTACGAATACCTGCACCCGATCACCGGCGGCCCGACCGGCACCGGATGGCCCTTCGGCCGCCCCGTCCGGATCGGCGAACTGCACGCCGTCATCCACGCCGTGCCCGGAGTCGGCGACATCGACGACCTCCGGCTGCACCCCGCGGACCCGGTCACCGGCGAGCGCGGCGAAGCCGCACACACCCTGGTCCTCGGCCCGAACACACTCGCCTACTCCTACCAGCACCTCGTGAAGGTGACGGCCCGATGA
- a CDS encoding effector-associated constant component EACC1 has product MGDSIALAAGSGLPEALSDVEVAVSLEVVVTAVGEDADQQHEAGWQAQVEVLHRALLDTDVDGVSRRVRAVADAKGAASDIVVALGTSGAVTAVVTVFRTWVSRARHRRIDVEINGVTYSVRGTDATDETLREVMLAALGRDSGDA; this is encoded by the coding sequence ATGGGAGATAGCATCGCACTGGCCGCGGGGTCCGGCCTCCCCGAGGCCCTGTCCGATGTGGAGGTGGCTGTGTCCCTGGAAGTCGTGGTGACGGCGGTCGGTGAGGACGCCGATCAGCAGCACGAGGCGGGCTGGCAGGCCCAGGTCGAGGTTCTGCACCGCGCGCTGCTGGACACCGACGTCGACGGCGTGTCCCGCCGGGTTCGTGCGGTCGCCGACGCCAAGGGTGCCGCTTCCGACATCGTCGTGGCGTTGGGAACCTCCGGGGCGGTGACAGCGGTCGTGACAGTGTTTCGCACGTGGGTGTCCCGCGCGCGGCACCGGCGTATCGATGTGGAGATCAACGGCGTGACGTACTCGGTGCGGGGCACCGACGCCACCGACGAGACGCTCCGCGAGGTCATGCTGGCGGCTCTGGGCCGCGACAGTGGCGATGCCTGA